A stretch of the Clavibacter sp. B3I6 genome encodes the following:
- the truA gene encoding tRNA pseudouridine(38-40) synthase TruA — protein MSGDGGARVRLDVAYDGTGFAGWAKQPGLRTVQGALEDALAQLLARTPPAPALVVAGRTDAGVHATGQVAHLDLSDAQVASLDRPPRGRAAEAAEGQGPHEPSLGRAAPALARRLNGVLGARSDVVVLACAPAPAGFDARFSATWRAYRYRISDASGPRDPLQRHRTVEVPVELDAAVLREAADALLGLHDFAAYCKPREGASTIRTLQELTWTRTPDGALEAVVRADAFCHSMVRALVGACVAAASGRVAVARLRDLLELRERTSEFTVMPARGLVLERVGYPADADLAARNEITRARRGAHEVDPVRASADAAARDLARLHDTPGIA, from the coding sequence ATGAGCGGGGACGGCGGCGCGCGCGTCCGCCTCGACGTCGCCTACGACGGCACCGGCTTCGCGGGCTGGGCGAAGCAGCCCGGCCTGCGCACGGTGCAGGGCGCCCTCGAGGACGCCCTCGCGCAGCTGCTCGCCCGCACCCCGCCCGCTCCGGCCCTGGTCGTCGCGGGGCGCACGGACGCGGGCGTGCACGCGACCGGGCAGGTCGCGCACCTGGACCTCTCGGACGCGCAGGTCGCATCCCTCGACCGTCCGCCCCGGGGCCGCGCCGCGGAGGCCGCCGAGGGGCAGGGGCCGCACGAGCCCTCCCTGGGGCGCGCAGCCCCCGCCCTGGCCCGCCGGCTGAACGGCGTCCTCGGCGCGCGCTCCGACGTGGTGGTCCTCGCGTGCGCCCCCGCGCCCGCCGGCTTCGACGCGCGCTTCTCCGCCACGTGGCGGGCGTACCGCTACCGGATCTCCGACGCGTCCGGCCCCCGCGACCCCCTGCAGCGGCACCGCACCGTCGAGGTCCCGGTGGAGCTCGACGCGGCCGTGCTGCGGGAGGCCGCCGACGCGCTGCTCGGCCTCCACGACTTCGCGGCGTACTGCAAGCCCCGGGAGGGCGCGTCCACCATCCGCACCCTTCAGGAGCTCACGTGGACGCGGACGCCCGACGGCGCCCTCGAGGCCGTGGTGCGCGCCGACGCGTTCTGCCACAGCATGGTGCGCGCGCTCGTCGGCGCGTGCGTCGCGGCGGCGTCCGGCCGCGTCGCGGTGGCCCGGCTCCGCGACCTGCTGGAGCTGCGCGAGCGCACGAGCGAGTTCACCGTGATGCCCGCCCGCGGGCTCGTGCTCGAGCGGGTGGGCTACCCGGCCGACGCCGACCTCGCGGCGCGGAACGAGATCACCCGCGCCCGACGCGGAGCGCACGAGGTCGACCCCGTGCGCGCGAGCGCCGACGCGGCCGCCCGCGACCTCGCGCGGCTCCACGACACGCCCGGGATTGCCTGA
- the rpsK gene encoding 30S ribosomal protein S11, giving the protein MAAPKSAVRKPRRKDKKNIAVGQAHIKSTFNNTIVSITDPTGAVISWASSGVVGYNGSRKSTPFAAQLAAESAARQAQEHGMKKVDVFVKGPGSGRETAIRSLQAAGLEVGSINDVTPQAHNGCRPPKRRRV; this is encoded by the coding sequence ATGGCAGCACCCAAGTCGGCTGTTCGCAAGCCGCGCCGCAAGGACAAGAAGAACATCGCCGTGGGCCAGGCCCACATCAAGAGCACCTTCAACAACACGATCGTGTCGATCACCGACCCGACCGGCGCCGTCATCAGCTGGGCGTCCTCGGGCGTCGTCGGCTACAACGGCTCGCGCAAGTCGACGCCGTTCGCCGCGCAGCTCGCCGCCGAGTCGGCCGCCCGCCAGGCGCAGGAGCACGGCATGAAGAAGGTCGACGTGTTCGTCAAGGGACCCGGCTCCGGCCGCGAGACCGCGATCCGCTCGCTCCAGGCTGCCGGCCTCGAGGTGGGCTCGATCAACGACGTCACCCCGCAGGCGCACAACGGCTGCCGCCCGCCCAAGCGCCGCCGCGTCTAG
- a CDS encoding HPr family phosphocarrier protein — translation MAERTVTIASSHGLHARPASLFTQAAAKAGIPVQLAKGERSVNAASILGVISLGVDTGDEVVVSAEGENAEQVVADLATLLESDLDAA, via the coding sequence ATGGCAGAACGCACCGTCACCATCGCCTCGTCGCACGGGCTGCACGCCCGCCCCGCCTCGCTGTTCACGCAGGCCGCCGCGAAGGCCGGGATCCCCGTGCAGCTCGCCAAGGGGGAGCGCAGCGTCAACGCCGCGAGCATCCTCGGCGTCATCTCCCTCGGCGTCGACACGGGCGACGAGGTCGTCGTCTCGGCCGAGGGCGAGAACGCCGAGCAGGTCGTCGCCGACCTCGCGACGCTCCTCGAGTCCGACCTGGACGCCGCATGA
- a CDS encoding PTS sugar transporter subunit IIB yields MTGRILVVCGSGASSTFLAHRLRELAEADGLEIEAVAGSLAQVRLDAAGMDVVLLGAHLADRLDAVRDAAADEGATAVLLDADASRPEGARAALDRALAVMRTGARSLRRAPGPAGRSGPSGLPGIPGLHGRPAGGAPPAA; encoded by the coding sequence ATGACCGGGAGGATCCTCGTCGTCTGCGGCTCCGGCGCATCCAGCACCTTCCTCGCCCACCGCCTCCGCGAGCTCGCCGAGGCCGACGGGCTCGAGATCGAGGCCGTCGCCGGATCCCTCGCCCAGGTGCGACTCGACGCCGCCGGCATGGACGTCGTCCTCCTCGGCGCCCACCTCGCCGACCGCCTCGACGCCGTCCGCGACGCCGCCGCCGACGAGGGCGCCACCGCGGTCCTCCTCGACGCCGACGCCTCCCGCCCCGAGGGCGCGCGCGCCGCGCTCGACCGGGCCCTCGCGGTGATGCGCACGGGCGCCCGCTCACTCCGCCGCGCGCCCGGCCCGGCCGGCCGGTCGGGCCCGTCCGGCCTGCCGGGCATCCCCGGCCTCCACGGCCGCCCCGCCGGGGGAGCACCGCCCGCGGCCTGA
- the infA gene encoding translation initiation factor IF-1, whose product MAKKDGVIEIEGGVVEALPNAMFRVELSNGHKVLAHISGKMRQHYIRILPEDRVIVELSPYDLTRGRIVYRYK is encoded by the coding sequence ATGGCCAAGAAAGACGGCGTCATCGAGATCGAAGGCGGAGTTGTCGAAGCTCTGCCGAACGCGATGTTCCGCGTTGAGCTGAGCAACGGGCACAAGGTCCTCGCCCACATCTCGGGCAAGATGCGTCAGCACTACATCCGCATCCTCCCCGAGGACCGCGTGATCGTGGAGCTGAGCCCGTACGACCTCACGCGCGGCCGGATCGTCTACCGCTACAAGTAG
- the rplQ gene encoding 50S ribosomal protein L17 gives MPKPTKGPRLGGGPAHERLMLANLAQSLFEHKSIKTTETKAKRLRPVAERLVTFAKRGDLHARRRVMGIIPSKSVVHELFTEIAPLVAERDGGYTRITKLGFRKGDNAPMVQIELVLEPVTPKVRSTRTATTTAPAAAAPVAEAPAEDETTDVPVEGTDAVEHTDATPAEATDEAAAEVEADAAEKSDK, from the coding sequence ATGCCCAAGCCCACCAAGGGTCCCCGCCTCGGAGGCGGCCCGGCGCACGAGCGCCTCATGCTCGCGAACCTCGCCCAGAGCCTCTTCGAGCACAAGTCCATCAAGACGACCGAGACGAAGGCCAAGCGCCTGCGTCCCGTCGCCGAGCGCCTGGTCACCTTCGCGAAGCGCGGGGACCTGCACGCCCGTCGCCGCGTCATGGGGATCATCCCCTCGAAGAGCGTCGTCCACGAGCTCTTCACGGAGATCGCGCCCCTCGTCGCCGAGCGTGACGGCGGCTACACCCGCATCACGAAGCTCGGCTTCCGCAAGGGCGACAACGCCCCCATGGTGCAGATCGAGCTCGTGCTCGAGCCCGTGACCCCGAAGGTCCGCTCCACGCGCACCGCGACCACGACGGCTCCGGCCGCCGCGGCCCCGGTCGCCGAGGCGCCCGCCGAGGACGAGACGACCGACGTGCCCGTCGAGGGCACCGACGCCGTCGAGCACACCGACGCGACCCCCGCGGAGGCGACCGACGAGGCCGCCGCCGAGGTCGAGGCCGACGCCGCGGAGAAGTCCGACAAGTAG
- a CDS encoding mannitol-1-phosphate 5-dehydrogenase has protein sequence MKAVHFGAGNIGRGFVGLILHEAGYEVVFADVNAELIGHLDAAESYRVTEVGPHARDWTVTGFRAIDSAADGESLIREIATADIVTTAVGPNILRFVAPAIAAGLRARSADLGPVAVMACENAINATDTLRAEIEKALVEEPDAVGRAIFANTAVDRIVPNQDPAAGLDVTVEDFSEWVVERGPFGDTVPEIAGATFVDDLAPYIERKLFTVNTGHATVAYHGYARGAVSQSDAMAIPEVADEVRQVLEETSALLVAKHGLDEAEQAAYREKNLARFANAALADTVERVGRQPLRKLSREERFVGPASQLAERGLPHDALVRAMGQALRFDPAGDPQALELQELLQTDTAADLVRRVTGLDDQHPLTADLVALVDAAQADRRSAPRHRADQ, from the coding sequence GTGAAGGCCGTCCACTTCGGCGCGGGCAACATCGGCCGCGGCTTCGTCGGCCTGATCCTGCACGAGGCCGGCTACGAGGTCGTCTTCGCCGACGTCAACGCCGAGCTCATCGGGCACCTCGACGCCGCCGAGTCCTACCGCGTCACCGAGGTCGGGCCCCACGCGCGCGACTGGACCGTCACCGGCTTCCGCGCGATCGACAGCGCGGCGGACGGCGAGTCCCTCATCCGGGAGATCGCCACCGCCGACATCGTCACCACCGCGGTGGGCCCGAACATCCTCCGCTTCGTCGCCCCGGCGATCGCCGCCGGCCTGCGCGCGCGCTCCGCCGACCTCGGCCCCGTCGCCGTCATGGCCTGCGAGAACGCGATCAACGCGACGGACACCCTGCGCGCCGAGATCGAGAAGGCCCTCGTCGAGGAGCCGGACGCCGTCGGCCGCGCGATCTTCGCCAACACGGCCGTCGACCGCATCGTGCCGAACCAGGACCCCGCCGCCGGCCTCGACGTCACCGTCGAGGACTTCTCGGAGTGGGTCGTGGAGCGCGGCCCGTTCGGCGACACCGTCCCCGAGATCGCCGGCGCCACGTTCGTCGACGACCTCGCGCCCTACATCGAGCGGAAGCTCTTCACGGTGAACACCGGGCACGCGACCGTGGCGTACCACGGCTACGCGCGCGGCGCCGTGAGCCAGTCGGACGCGATGGCGATCCCCGAGGTCGCCGACGAGGTCCGCCAGGTCCTCGAGGAGACGAGCGCGCTGCTCGTCGCCAAGCACGGCCTCGACGAGGCCGAGCAGGCGGCGTACCGCGAGAAGAACCTCGCGCGCTTCGCGAACGCGGCCCTCGCCGACACCGTCGAGCGCGTCGGCCGCCAGCCGCTCCGGAAGCTCTCCCGCGAGGAGCGCTTCGTCGGCCCCGCGTCGCAGCTCGCCGAGCGGGGCCTCCCGCACGACGCGCTCGTGCGGGCCATGGGCCAGGCGCTCCGCTTCGACCCCGCGGGCGACCCGCAGGCGCTCGAGCTGCAGGAGCTCCTCCAGACCGACACCGCGGCGGACCTCGTGCGCCGCGTCACCGGGCTCGACGACCAGCACCCGCTGACCGCCGACCTCGTCGCGCTCGTCGACGCGGCCCAGGCCGACCGCCGCAGCGCGCCCCGTCACCGCGCGGACCAGTAG
- the rpsM gene encoding 30S ribosomal protein S13, which translates to MARLAGVDLPRDKRVEIALTYIYGVGRTSSVKTLEDTGIDKNIRVKDLSDDQLIALRDYIDGNFKVEGDLRREVAADIRRKVEIGSYEGIRHRRGLPVHGQRTKTNARTRKGPKRTVAGKKKAR; encoded by the coding sequence ATGGCACGTCTAGCAGGCGTCGACCTCCCGCGCGACAAGCGCGTCGAGATCGCACTCACGTACATCTACGGCGTCGGCCGCACCTCGAGCGTCAAGACCCTCGAGGACACCGGCATCGACAAGAACATCCGCGTCAAGGACCTGAGCGACGACCAGCTCATCGCCCTGCGCGACTACATCGACGGGAACTTCAAGGTGGAGGGCGACCTCCGCCGCGAGGTCGCCGCCGACATCCGCCGCAAGGTCGAGATCGGCAGCTACGAGGGCATCCGCCACCGCCGCGGCCTCCCTGTCCACGGGCAGCGCACGAAGACCAACGCTCGCACCCGCAAGGGCCCGAAGCGCACCGTAGCCGGCAAGAAGAAGGCGCGCTAG
- a CDS encoding DNA-directed RNA polymerase subunit alpha, with protein sequence MLIAQRPTLTEEQISEFRSRFVIEPLEPGFGYTLGNSLRRTLLSSIPGAAVTSIRIDGVLHEFSTVPGVKEDVTEIILNIKGLVVSSEHDEPITAYLRKQGAGQVTAADISAPAGVEIHNPELVIATLNEKAKFELELTIERGRGYVSATQNRSEFSEAGQIPVDSIYSPVLKVTYRVEATRAGERTDFDRLVVDVETKSAITPRDAIASAGRTLTELFGLARELNTAAEGIEIGPAPVDAVLSSELSMPIEDLDLSVRSYNCLKREGINNVSELVALSETQLMNIRNFGQKSVDEVKDKLVELGLSLKDAVPGFDGAHYYSYDEDETTTN encoded by the coding sequence GTGCTCATTGCGCAGCGCCCCACCCTCACCGAGGAGCAGATCTCGGAGTTCCGCTCGCGGTTCGTCATCGAGCCGCTCGAGCCCGGCTTCGGCTACACGCTCGGCAACTCCCTCCGCCGCACGCTCCTCTCGTCCATCCCCGGCGCGGCCGTCACCAGCATCCGCATCGACGGCGTGCTGCACGAGTTCAGCACCGTCCCCGGCGTGAAGGAGGACGTGACCGAGATCATCCTCAACATCAAGGGCCTCGTCGTCTCCAGCGAGCACGACGAGCCCATCACCGCCTACCTGCGCAAGCAGGGTGCGGGCCAGGTCACGGCCGCCGACATCTCCGCTCCCGCGGGCGTCGAGATCCACAACCCCGAGCTCGTCATCGCCACGCTCAACGAGAAGGCGAAGTTCGAGCTGGAGCTGACCATCGAGCGCGGCCGCGGCTACGTCTCCGCGACCCAGAACCGCAGCGAGTTCAGCGAGGCCGGCCAGATCCCGGTCGACTCGATCTACTCGCCCGTGCTCAAGGTCACCTACCGTGTCGAGGCCACCCGTGCCGGCGAGCGCACCGACTTCGACCGCCTCGTGGTCGACGTCGAGACCAAGTCGGCCATCACGCCGCGCGACGCCATCGCGTCGGCCGGCCGCACGCTGACCGAGCTCTTCGGCCTGGCGCGCGAGCTCAACACCGCCGCCGAGGGCATCGAGATCGGCCCCGCGCCGGTCGACGCGGTCCTCAGCTCCGAGCTGTCGATGCCCATCGAGGACCTCGACCTGTCGGTGCGGTCGTACAACTGCCTCAAGCGCGAGGGCATCAACAACGTCAGCGAGCTCGTCGCCCTCTCGGAGACGCAGCTCATGAACATCCGCAACTTCGGTCAGAAGTCGGTGGATGAGGTCAAGGACAAGCTGGTCGAGCTGGGTCTGTCGCTGAAGGACGCCGTCCCCGGCTTCGACGGCGCGCACTACTACAGCTACGACGAGGACGAGACCACCACCAACTGA
- the rpmJ gene encoding 50S ribosomal protein L36: MKVNPSVKPICEKCKVIRRSGNVMVICENPRHKQRQG; the protein is encoded by the coding sequence ATGAAGGTCAACCCGAGCGTCAAGCCGATCTGCGAGAAGTGCAAGGTCATCCGACGCAGCGGCAACGTCATGGTCATCTGCGAGAACCCGCGCCACAAGCAGCGCCAGGGCTGA
- a CDS encoding PTS sugar transporter subunit IIA, producing the protein MSNVLEPAQIRVGGTASSVEEAIAEAAAILVAAGAVTPEYEGFMLEREKSVSTYMGNLLAIPHGTNEGKDTILDSALSFVRYDAPLDWAGNEVRFVVGIAGKDNGHLEILSKIAIIFSDDDEVQKLLDASTAEELYALLSEVNEA; encoded by the coding sequence ATGTCGAACGTCCTCGAACCCGCCCAGATCCGCGTCGGCGGCACCGCGTCCAGCGTGGAGGAGGCCATCGCCGAGGCGGCGGCCATCCTCGTCGCCGCGGGCGCCGTCACCCCCGAGTACGAGGGGTTCATGCTCGAGCGCGAGAAGAGCGTCTCGACCTACATGGGCAACCTGCTCGCGATCCCGCACGGCACCAACGAGGGCAAGGACACGATCCTCGACTCCGCCCTCTCCTTCGTCCGCTACGACGCCCCCCTCGACTGGGCGGGCAACGAGGTCCGCTTCGTGGTCGGCATCGCCGGCAAGGACAACGGGCACCTCGAGATCCTCAGCAAGATCGCCATCATCTTCAGCGACGACGACGAGGTGCAGAAGCTCCTCGACGCCTCCACCGCGGAGGAGCTCTACGCACTCCTGTCCGAGGTGAACGAGGCGTGA
- the ptsP gene encoding phosphoenolpyruvate--protein phosphotransferase: MSSRTLSGIGIGRGSAVGPVIRMPDPLPEPADTASALSADEERIRVSASLAAVAADIRIRGEKAGGAAKDVLEAQAFMAEDPTLVDDITARLATGRTAERAVHEAFAGFRDLLLSMGGYMGERATDLDDVSQRVVAHLQGVAAPGVPDPDHPFVLVARDLAPADTALLDLEKVLALITTDGGPTSHTAILAREKAIVAVVGVAAAADLADGEIVVVDALTGAVTVAPSEDEERAARAEIETRRNRTAVPTGPGALSDGTTIPLLANLGSADGAEDAVAKGAEGVGLFRTEFLFLDATSAPTVAEQEEHYTRLLRAFPGQKVVVRALDAGADKPLAFLNDADEENPALGLRGLRALRANEQVLRDQLTALANADAATEADLWVMAPMVSTVEEARYFSALGRELGLTTVGVMVEVPSSALLADRILAHADFASIGTNDLTQYTLAADRLLGSVAAFQDPWHPAVLRLVQEVGAAGRALGKPVGICGEAAADPLLAVVLVGLGATSLSMSPAALADVRAELALHTREETEALAAVALAADSAVEARAAVTAASAPATV, from the coding sequence ATGAGCTCCCGCACCCTCTCCGGCATCGGCATCGGCCGGGGCTCCGCCGTCGGTCCCGTCATCCGGATGCCCGACCCGCTCCCCGAGCCCGCCGACACCGCGAGCGCCCTCTCCGCCGACGAGGAGCGCATCCGCGTGAGCGCGTCGCTCGCCGCGGTCGCCGCCGACATCCGCATCCGCGGGGAGAAGGCCGGCGGCGCGGCGAAGGACGTGCTCGAGGCGCAGGCGTTCATGGCCGAGGACCCGACGCTCGTCGACGACATCACCGCCCGCCTCGCGACGGGCCGCACCGCCGAGCGCGCCGTGCACGAGGCGTTCGCGGGCTTCCGCGACCTGCTCCTCAGCATGGGCGGCTACATGGGCGAGCGCGCCACCGACCTCGACGACGTCTCGCAGCGCGTCGTCGCGCACCTGCAGGGCGTCGCCGCCCCCGGCGTGCCGGACCCCGACCACCCGTTCGTGCTCGTCGCCCGCGACCTCGCGCCCGCCGACACCGCCCTCCTCGACCTCGAGAAGGTCCTCGCGCTCATCACGACCGACGGCGGCCCCACCTCGCACACGGCGATCCTCGCCCGCGAGAAGGCGATCGTCGCGGTCGTCGGCGTCGCGGCCGCGGCCGACCTCGCCGACGGCGAGATCGTCGTGGTCGACGCGCTCACGGGCGCCGTCACCGTCGCGCCGAGCGAGGACGAGGAGCGGGCGGCCCGGGCCGAGATCGAGACCCGCCGCAACCGCACCGCCGTCCCCACCGGCCCCGGCGCGCTCTCCGACGGGACCACGATCCCACTGCTCGCCAACCTCGGATCCGCCGACGGCGCCGAGGACGCGGTCGCGAAGGGCGCCGAGGGCGTCGGCCTCTTCCGCACCGAGTTCCTCTTCCTCGACGCCACGAGCGCCCCGACCGTCGCCGAGCAGGAGGAGCACTACACGCGCCTCCTCCGTGCGTTCCCCGGCCAGAAGGTCGTCGTCCGCGCGCTCGACGCCGGCGCCGACAAGCCGCTCGCCTTCCTCAACGACGCCGACGAGGAGAACCCGGCCCTCGGGCTCCGCGGCCTCCGCGCGCTCCGGGCCAACGAGCAGGTCCTCCGCGACCAGCTCACCGCGCTCGCGAACGCCGACGCCGCCACCGAGGCCGACCTGTGGGTCATGGCCCCCATGGTCTCCACCGTGGAGGAGGCGCGGTACTTCTCCGCGCTCGGCCGCGAGCTGGGCCTCACGACCGTCGGCGTGATGGTGGAGGTCCCCTCCTCCGCGCTCCTCGCCGACCGGATCCTCGCCCACGCCGACTTCGCGAGCATCGGCACCAACGACCTCACGCAGTACACTCTCGCGGCCGACCGGCTGCTGGGGTCCGTGGCCGCGTTCCAGGACCCGTGGCACCCCGCCGTCCTCCGCCTCGTGCAGGAGGTCGGCGCCGCGGGACGCGCGCTCGGCAAGCCCGTCGGCATCTGCGGCGAGGCGGCGGCCGACCCGCTGCTCGCCGTCGTGCTCGTCGGACTCGGCGCCACCAGCCTCTCGATGTCGCCGGCGGCGCTCGCCGACGTGCGCGCCGAGCTCGCCCTCCACACGCGCGAGGAGACGGAGGCCCTGGCCGCCGTCGCCCTCGCCGCCGACAGCGCCGTCGAGGCGCGCGCCGCGGTCACCGCGGCGTCGGCGCCCGCCACCGTCTGA
- a CDS encoding GNAT family N-acetyltransferase → MTDSSPTMPDDPASTAPVPLPEGPDGITWRAMSPDDVDALVELQSAIADADHPEYRAAREEIEMALGFSYVDVARDGIVAVDADGRLAAEGHAIVKPDDESVVRADISGGVRPDLRRTGIGARLLDWQIARATAKLATAQAAEHVEGPVPTRMTTETQADSPGAAALLESRGFTPSRYFIEMHRDLAADLPDVPVPEGLRLVPVTREWWERTRQAKNEVFRDHWGSEPVSAERWDAFLSLPTARGDLSVIAVTGDDEDAVVAGFAMAEVYPDHWEAAGYTSAYIGLVGVRREFRGRRLAQALLSASLAGFRGEGLQRAVLDVDSDSPTGALDLYEHLGFTQASRSAVYEREVGTTRPRSTPER, encoded by the coding sequence ATGACCGACAGCAGCCCGACCATGCCGGACGATCCCGCCTCCACCGCCCCCGTGCCGCTGCCCGAGGGGCCCGACGGGATCACCTGGCGCGCCATGTCCCCGGACGACGTGGACGCTCTCGTGGAGCTGCAGAGCGCCATCGCCGACGCCGACCACCCCGAGTACCGGGCCGCGCGCGAGGAGATCGAGATGGCTCTCGGCTTCTCCTACGTCGACGTGGCGCGCGACGGCATCGTGGCGGTCGACGCCGACGGTCGCCTCGCCGCGGAGGGCCACGCGATCGTGAAGCCCGACGACGAGTCCGTCGTCCGCGCCGACATCTCGGGCGGCGTCCGGCCCGACCTCCGCCGCACCGGCATCGGAGCCCGCCTCCTCGACTGGCAGATCGCCCGCGCCACCGCGAAGCTCGCGACCGCGCAGGCCGCCGAGCACGTCGAGGGCCCCGTCCCCACGCGCATGACCACCGAGACGCAGGCCGACTCCCCGGGCGCCGCCGCTCTGCTCGAGTCGCGCGGCTTCACGCCGAGCCGGTACTTCATCGAGATGCACCGGGACCTCGCCGCCGACCTCCCCGACGTGCCCGTCCCGGAGGGGCTGCGCCTCGTCCCCGTGACGCGGGAGTGGTGGGAGCGCACCCGGCAGGCCAAGAACGAGGTGTTCCGCGACCACTGGGGATCCGAGCCGGTCAGCGCCGAGCGGTGGGACGCGTTCCTGTCGCTGCCGACCGCACGCGGCGACCTGTCCGTCATCGCGGTCACGGGCGACGACGAGGACGCGGTCGTCGCGGGCTTCGCCATGGCCGAGGTCTACCCGGACCACTGGGAGGCCGCGGGCTACACCTCGGCCTACATCGGCCTCGTGGGCGTGCGCCGCGAGTTCCGCGGTCGCCGGCTCGCGCAGGCGCTCCTGTCGGCGTCGCTCGCGGGCTTCCGCGGCGAGGGCCTCCAGCGCGCGGTGCTCGACGTCGACTCCGACAGCCCCACCGGCGCGCTCGACCTCTACGAGCACCTCGGCTTCACCCAGGCCAGCCGCTCCGCCGTGTACGAGCGCGAGGTCGGCACGACCCGTCCGCGGTCGACACCGGAGCGATGA
- a CDS encoding PTS mannitol transporter subunit IICB, with product MTTSSPTRSTGQSVRTGVQKFGTFLSGMIMPNIAAFIAWGLLTALFIPDGYLPNADIAQLIAPVLYFLLPLLIANTGGRMVYDARGGVVATIATMGVIVGTVGEPYFDGGSPMFLGAMITGPLAAYLLKVIERLWVDRIRPGFEMLVNNFSAGILGAIFAIGAFYLLTPVIRGITAVLGGGVGFLVDNGLLPLTSIVIEPAKVLFLNNAINQGILTPLGTTEALEDGKSILFLLEANPGPGLGVLLAFAIFGAGAARSTAPGAILIQFVGGIHEIYFPYVLSKPLLFLAVIAGGASGVATNVAFGSGLRGPASPGSIIAVLGQTERNSFPGVILSVIISAAVTFIVAAVILRTGKKGSGDFGAAVAATQANKGKESSILTGLGAETGTAGTVGGLADGTTGANATGTDGGTATATRIQDIVFACDAGMGSSAMGASVLRNKMKKAGLTDVTVVNKAIAALDGSADLVITQRELTDRARQKSPGSEHVSVDNFMNSPRYDEIVELVRKQRSDS from the coding sequence ATGACGACGTCGTCACCCACCCGCAGCACGGGCCAGTCCGTGCGCACGGGCGTGCAGAAGTTCGGCACGTTCCTCAGCGGCATGATCATGCCCAACATCGCGGCGTTCATCGCCTGGGGCCTGCTCACGGCCCTGTTCATCCCGGACGGCTACCTGCCGAACGCCGACATCGCGCAGCTCATCGCGCCGGTGCTGTACTTCCTCCTCCCGCTGCTCATCGCGAACACCGGAGGCCGCATGGTCTACGACGCGCGCGGCGGCGTGGTCGCGACCATCGCGACCATGGGCGTCATCGTCGGCACGGTCGGCGAGCCCTACTTCGACGGCGGCAGCCCAATGTTCCTCGGCGCCATGATCACGGGCCCGCTCGCGGCCTACCTGCTGAAGGTCATCGAGCGCCTCTGGGTCGACCGGATCCGCCCCGGCTTCGAGATGCTCGTCAACAACTTCTCGGCCGGCATCCTGGGCGCGATCTTCGCGATCGGCGCCTTCTACCTGCTCACCCCGGTGATCCGCGGCATCACGGCGGTCCTCGGCGGCGGCGTCGGCTTCCTCGTCGACAACGGCCTCCTGCCCCTCACGAGCATCGTGATCGAGCCGGCCAAGGTGCTGTTCCTCAACAACGCCATCAACCAGGGCATCCTCACCCCGCTCGGCACGACGGAGGCGCTGGAGGACGGCAAGAGCATCCTGTTCCTGCTCGAGGCCAACCCCGGCCCGGGTCTCGGCGTGCTCCTCGCCTTCGCGATCTTCGGCGCGGGCGCGGCGCGCTCCACGGCCCCCGGCGCGATCCTCATCCAGTTCGTCGGCGGCATCCACGAGATCTACTTCCCCTACGTGCTGTCGAAGCCGCTCCTGTTCCTCGCGGTCATCGCGGGTGGCGCCTCGGGCGTCGCGACCAACGTCGCGTTCGGCTCCGGCCTCCGCGGCCCGGCCTCGCCCGGCAGCATCATCGCCGTGCTCGGCCAGACGGAGCGCAACAGCTTCCCGGGCGTCATCCTCTCGGTCATCATCTCCGCGGCCGTCACCTTCATCGTCGCCGCGGTCATCCTCCGCACCGGCAAGAAGGGCTCCGGCGACTTCGGCGCCGCGGTCGCCGCGACGCAGGCCAACAAGGGCAAGGAGTCCTCGATCCTCACGGGCCTCGGCGCCGAGACCGGCACCGCGGGCACGGTCGGCGGCCTCGCCGACGGCACGACCGGCGCGAACGCCACGGGCACGGACGGCGGCACGGCCACGGCCACCCGCATCCAGGACATCGTCTTCGCCTGCGACGCCGGCATGGGCTCGTCCGCCATGGGCGCCTCGGTGCTCCGCAACAAGATGAAGAAGGCCGGCCTCACGGACGTCACGGTCGTCAACAAGGCCATCGCGGCCCTCGACGGCTCGGCCGACCTCGTGATCACGCAGCGCGAGCTCACCGACCGGGCCCGCCAGAAGAGCCCGGGCTCCGAGCACGTCTCCGTCGACAACTTCATGAACTCGCCGCGCTACGACGAGATCGTGGAGCTGGTCCGGAAGCAGCGCTCGGACAGCTGA